The Shewanella zhangzhouensis genome has a window encoding:
- a CDS encoding substrate-binding periplasmic protein yields MGLKSVWLGAVIWMLSIAAPAAPVEVRVVTAAWMGYANAQGEGYYFEILRQAFPSPEWQLKVTVVPFARSIQLLQHDKADIVLGVYQGDLRKGLYSAAAVEMDTVDVALTPAMARDWQGLESLNLRKVQAYIAYGFDRLIPYPMYYEESSSLRDMLQRLNDGRIDAVLDYRPGMENAARLLESEPNFVIVDDVVSAAVYFGFADTRFGESLKLRFDEAHKEVIASGLQQRLFEATQRKLGLIP; encoded by the coding sequence ATGGGACTGAAATCTGTCTGGCTTGGCGCAGTAATCTGGATGCTTAGCATCGCAGCACCGGCGGCGCCGGTGGAAGTACGGGTGGTTACCGCAGCCTGGATGGGTTATGCCAATGCCCAGGGAGAAGGTTACTACTTTGAAATTCTGCGCCAGGCATTTCCCTCCCCTGAGTGGCAACTCAAGGTAACTGTCGTGCCCTTCGCCCGCAGTATTCAACTGCTGCAGCACGACAAGGCGGACATAGTGCTCGGCGTGTACCAGGGCGATTTACGCAAGGGGCTCTACAGCGCGGCGGCCGTCGAAATGGATACAGTGGACGTGGCGCTGACGCCAGCCATGGCCCGCGATTGGCAAGGGCTGGAGAGCTTAAACCTGCGTAAGGTACAGGCCTACATAGCCTATGGCTTTGACCGTCTCATTCCTTATCCCATGTACTACGAAGAAAGCAGCAGCCTGCGGGATATGCTGCAGCGGCTCAACGACGGGCGTATCGATGCGGTGCTCGATTACAGGCCGGGTATGGAAAATGCCGCCAGGTTATTGGAGAGCGAGCCGAATTTTGTGATTGTGGATGATGTCGTCAGTGCGGCTGTGTATTTCGGTTTTGCAGATACCCGCTTTGGTGAATCACTTAAACTCCGATTCGATGAGGCCCATAAAGAGGTGATAGCCTCGGGGTTGCAGCAGCGGCTCTTTGAGGCAACCCAACGCAAACTCGGCCTGATCCCATAG
- a CDS encoding sigma-54-dependent transcriptional regulator: MNQNEAIAKPLPTAVSVLIVDDEPGMRSFLNKALSKKFALVETAGSVEEAEQLRSRCHFDLIIVDIRLPGRSGIEWHEALSDEDRRSDIIFMTGYADMEVAIQALRAGASDFIMKPFHLEQMLKAVDRAIERRLLKRENLMLRREVSIGYSSSIIGNSAAMQEVKNIIARVAPTNAVVLIEGESGTGKELVARQLHQLSGRQGPFVPVNCGAIAPELLESELFGHAAGSFTGAKGAREGLFSFASGGTIFLDEIGEMPLKMQTALLRVLEQKAIRPVGSEKEVSIDVRVVAATNRKLADEVEAGHFRRDLFYRLNVLEIQIPPLRDRPEDVVELTHHFTRVLGAELGVRELVWSHEDLSRLQQHDWPGNIRELRNMIERSILLGKPPAEYWKTTIKEAEPGQFGFPLEWPLKDVEKHHVLAVVESHGGNKSAAARDLGVSRKTLDRKFKEWFGTDSDEEE; the protein is encoded by the coding sequence ATGAACCAGAACGAAGCCATTGCTAAACCTCTGCCTACTGCCGTGTCTGTGCTGATTGTTGATGATGAGCCGGGTATGCGTTCCTTTTTAAATAAGGCGCTGTCGAAAAAGTTTGCCCTGGTGGAAACCGCCGGCAGCGTGGAAGAAGCAGAGCAGCTCAGAAGTCGCTGTCACTTCGATTTGATCATTGTCGATATTCGATTGCCGGGGCGTTCCGGTATTGAATGGCATGAAGCCCTGTCGGATGAAGACAGGCGCTCGGACATAATTTTCATGACCGGTTACGCCGACATGGAAGTGGCCATTCAGGCACTGCGGGCAGGTGCCTCTGACTTTATCATGAAGCCATTCCACCTGGAGCAGATGCTAAAAGCGGTGGACAGGGCCATAGAGCGCAGGCTGCTAAAGCGCGAAAACCTGATGCTGCGCCGCGAAGTGTCGATTGGTTATTCCTCCAGCATCATTGGCAACAGCGCCGCCATGCAGGAAGTGAAAAACATTATTGCCCGGGTGGCCCCCACCAACGCCGTGGTGCTGATTGAAGGCGAGTCGGGCACAGGTAAAGAGCTGGTGGCCAGACAACTGCATCAACTCTCTGGCCGACAGGGTCCCTTCGTGCCCGTCAACTGCGGCGCCATCGCGCCTGAACTGCTGGAGAGTGAACTCTTTGGCCATGCGGCGGGCTCCTTTACCGGCGCCAAGGGTGCCCGTGAAGGGCTGTTCAGCTTTGCGTCGGGGGGCACCATCTTCCTCGATGAAATCGGCGAAATGCCGCTGAAGATGCAAACCGCGCTGCTGAGGGTGCTGGAGCAAAAGGCCATCCGTCCCGTGGGCAGTGAAAAAGAGGTCAGTATTGATGTACGTGTGGTGGCGGCCACCAACCGTAAGCTGGCCGATGAAGTCGAGGCCGGGCATTTCCGCCGCGATCTCTTCTATCGTTTGAACGTGCTCGAAATTCAAATCCCCCCACTGAGAGACAGGCCCGAAGATGTGGTCGAGTTGACCCATCACTTCACCCGGGTGCTTGGGGCGGAGCTGGGGGTCCGCGAACTGGTGTGGAGCCACGAAGACTTAAGCCGCCTTCAGCAGCACGACTGGCCGGGTAATATCCGCGAGCTGCGTAATATGATTGAGCGCAGCATCCTTTTAGGAAAGCCACCGGCAGAATATTGGAAAACCACCATCAAGGAAGCCGAACCGGGCCAGTTTGGGTTCCCGCTGGAGTGGCCACTCAAGGATGTGGAAAAGCATCATGTACTGGCGGTGGTTGAGTCCCATGGCGGAAATAAGTCGGCTGCGGCCCGTGATTTGGGTGTGTCCCGCAAGACCCTGGACCGAAAATTCAAAGAGTGGTTTGGCACTGACAGTGACGAGGAGGAATAA
- a CDS encoding ABC transporter permease: protein MSQSWFELIQQALGLLFSLDKDLWSIIWISFSVSLAALLITLIPSMLLGFVLAFKQFPGRHFVLNLVQTLQSIPTVVIGLLVYLLLTRMGPLGDLRWLFTQQGMILGQMLICAPVLIAMSQAAFTSADKRAWETALTLGASLPRAILMVSGELRGPLLLAVIAAFSRIVTEVGCSMMVGGNIEYVTRNIPTAIALETSKGDFAQAIALGLVLLFLAIIMNFALGNLRGKNQVRSH, encoded by the coding sequence ATGAGTCAGAGTTGGTTTGAACTGATACAGCAGGCCTTGGGCCTGCTGTTTTCCCTCGATAAAGATCTCTGGTCGATTATCTGGATCTCTTTCAGCGTTTCCCTCGCGGCCCTGCTGATCACCCTTATCCCCTCTATGCTGCTGGGCTTTGTGCTCGCCTTTAAGCAGTTCCCCGGCCGTCACTTTGTCCTGAATCTGGTGCAAACCCTGCAATCCATACCCACAGTGGTGATTGGTTTGCTGGTGTATTTACTGCTGACCCGCATGGGGCCTTTGGGCGACCTGCGCTGGCTCTTTACCCAGCAGGGGATGATCCTCGGGCAAATGCTGATCTGCGCCCCCGTGCTGATTGCCATGAGCCAGGCGGCCTTTACCAGCGCCGACAAACGCGCATGGGAAACCGCCCTGACCCTTGGCGCATCGCTGCCCCGAGCCATACTCATGGTCAGTGGTGAGCTGCGCGGCCCACTGCTGTTGGCCGTTATCGCGGCATTTTCCCGTATTGTGACCGAGGTGGGCTGCTCCATGATGGTTGGCGGCAACATCGAGTATGTTACCCGTAATATTCCCACCGCCATTGCGCTGGAAACCAGCAAGGGCGACTTTGCTCAGGCCATAGCACTCGGGTTGGTGCTGCTGTTTCTGGCCATTATTATGAACTTTGCCCTGGGGAACCTCAGGGGTAAGAATCAGGTAAGGAGTCACTGA
- a CDS encoding substrate-binding domain-containing protein, which yields MFNTKHILGAALTATLLSITPVQAEEVIKLATTTSTENSGLLKELLPTFEAQSGYKVQVIATGTGKALALGRQGDVDLVMTHAPAAEAKFVEEGYGSEPRGIMENDFVVLGPKNDPAKIKGSASAEEAFGKIAAAGVPFISRGDDSGTHKKELKIWQAANVKPDFTGYTSVGQGMGKTLLMTNELQGYTLTDRGTYIAYKGKLDLDVDFEGGATLANPYQVILINSSKYPNLNHKGAKALSDWLISAEGQKMINDFKVQGEQLFKATYRQ from the coding sequence ATGTTCAACACCAAACATATTCTGGGCGCAGCCCTGACGGCCACCCTGCTGAGCATTACGCCGGTACAGGCCGAGGAAGTGATTAAGCTGGCCACCACCACCAGCACAGAAAACTCAGGCCTGCTCAAAGAACTGCTGCCCACCTTTGAAGCCCAAAGCGGCTACAAGGTACAGGTTATCGCGACTGGTACCGGTAAGGCGCTGGCACTGGGCCGTCAGGGTGACGTTGACCTGGTGATGACCCACGCCCCTGCCGCCGAAGCCAAGTTTGTTGAAGAAGGCTACGGCAGCGAGCCTCGCGGCATTATGGAAAACGATTTTGTGGTGCTTGGCCCCAAAAATGACCCTGCCAAAATCAAGGGCAGCGCCAGCGCTGAAGAGGCCTTTGGTAAAATCGCCGCTGCCGGCGTGCCTTTCATTTCCCGTGGCGATGACTCAGGTACCCACAAGAAAGAACTCAAAATTTGGCAAGCCGCCAATGTAAAACCTGACTTCACGGGCTATACCTCTGTGGGCCAGGGCATGGGCAAGACCCTGCTGATGACCAACGAACTGCAGGGCTACACCCTGACTGACCGTGGTACTTACATCGCCTACAAGGGCAAGCTGGATCTGGATGTCGACTTTGAAGGCGGCGCCACCCTGGCCAACCCTTATCAGGTTATCCTGATTAACTCCTCTAAATATCCCAATCTGAATCACAAGGGTGCCAAGGCCCTGAGTGACTGGCTGATCAGCGCCGAAGGACAGAAGATGATCAATGACTTTAAGGTTCAGGGAGAGCAGCTCTTCAAGGCCACTTATCGTCAATGA
- a CDS encoding GNAT family N-acetyltransferase, producing MYSIKIQAVTELSLADAQLAADLMQQIPEFDAPVSAKAILERLGDAPALLLLCYVEGELAGFKLGYQKAPGAFYSWLGGVLPDYRKLGLAQQMLDVQERWATEQGYSEMSVKTLNRFGAMLAMLVQNRYQITELNGAGLPLTEHKISLQKSLV from the coding sequence ATGTACTCCATTAAGATACAGGCCGTAACCGAACTATCGCTGGCGGACGCCCAACTCGCTGCCGACCTGATGCAACAGATCCCTGAATTTGATGCCCCAGTCAGTGCCAAAGCCATATTGGAACGCCTTGGCGATGCACCAGCCCTGTTGTTGCTTTGCTATGTTGAAGGCGAGCTGGCAGGTTTCAAACTGGGTTATCAAAAGGCACCGGGCGCCTTCTACAGCTGGCTTGGCGGTGTCTTGCCTGACTACCGCAAGCTGGGTCTGGCACAGCAAATGCTGGACGTGCAGGAGCGTTGGGCCACTGAGCAGGGATACAGTGAAATGAGCGTGAAGACCCTCAACCGCTTTGGCGCCATGCTGGCGATGTTGGTGCAAAATCGCTATCAGATCACTGAACTCAATGGCGCGGGATTACCGCTGACCGAGCACAAAATCAGCCTGCAAAAATCGCTGGTGTGA
- a CDS encoding sensor histidine kinase, translating into MSFFTQLFGVNWRQMQAKVRYRILILTLLPILLTLVSLVFITIYWNISYTGQQLFMKVKADLTVANNTLEQVQRRQEKELENLLQSWEFQNFFRATHLDKQQLAADFNAFLAERRLAMDLDFLRLINVERAAADPDLRHLLTKVKGGEPFTGLMVLSSKRLARLDPALAERARLTLLPTPRADVPDREAEDRGMLSRSLMPIVDNEGEVAWYLDGGTLLNRDTRIVDHIRDLVYDKGTLPERSIGTVTIFLDNVRISTNVPLHFFPRDGEDKGRALGSLVSEEVKHKVLTQGQTWVDRAFVYNDWFISAYAPLTDVRGERIGMIYTGFSEAPFIHNYLLNIIELGTILMLVLLVSGMLVYRGAYSLLQPIERIHHVVKAVQSGRNVRIGELGLEKDNELANLAEQFDRMLDLLQRRNAQIQSAAEQLELKVEERTRSLQEKTEELQRNVSLLNETRAQLVTNEKLTALGELTAGIAHEINNPTAVILGNMELLRSELGDKAGQVEEEIDLVIQQVGRISTIIRSLLQYSRPGEFNAPLEMHQITPIIEEMLVLVRHSIKKQEVVLHQELNASCPVQINRPQLLQVLINLVVNAAHAMDGKGRIWIRTYDWVVQDEPVGVKIEIEDEGCGIAPEQLGRIFDPFYTTRPDGTGLGLSLSYGIIKRIGGTIEVTSTLGKGTLFTIGLYHEAREESGLNPYEGLMLGAGGLA; encoded by the coding sequence ATGTCCTTCTTCACCCAATTGTTTGGTGTTAACTGGCGCCAGATGCAGGCCAAGGTGCGCTATCGCATTCTTATACTTACTCTGCTGCCAATTTTACTGACCCTGGTGAGTTTGGTATTTATCACCATCTACTGGAATATCAGCTACACCGGCCAGCAGCTGTTTATGAAGGTAAAAGCCGACCTCACGGTGGCCAACAACACCCTGGAACAGGTGCAGCGGCGGCAGGAAAAGGAGCTGGAGAACCTGCTGCAGTCCTGGGAATTTCAAAACTTTTTCCGCGCCACCCACCTCGATAAACAGCAGCTTGCGGCCGACTTTAATGCATTTCTGGCCGAGCGCCGCCTTGCCATGGATTTGGACTTTTTACGGCTGATCAATGTAGAACGTGCCGCTGCCGATCCTGACCTGCGCCATCTGCTGACCAAAGTAAAGGGCGGCGAGCCATTTACCGGCCTGATGGTGCTCTCATCAAAACGCCTTGCCCGGCTGGATCCGGCATTGGCCGAGCGAGCCCGGCTGACACTGTTGCCCACTCCCCGCGCCGATGTGCCGGATAGAGAAGCCGAAGACCGGGGGATGTTGAGCCGCAGCCTGATGCCCATAGTGGACAACGAGGGTGAAGTGGCCTGGTATCTGGACGGCGGCACCCTGCTGAATCGGGATACCCGAATTGTCGACCACATCCGCGACCTGGTGTACGACAAGGGCACACTGCCTGAGCGCTCCATCGGCACTGTCACCATCTTTTTGGACAATGTGCGTATCAGCACCAACGTGCCGCTGCACTTCTTCCCCCGGGATGGCGAAGACAAGGGGCGGGCGCTGGGCAGTCTGGTATCCGAAGAGGTTAAACACAAGGTGCTGACACAGGGCCAGACCTGGGTCGACAGGGCGTTTGTGTACAACGACTGGTTTATCTCGGCCTATGCACCGCTCACCGACGTACGCGGCGAGCGTATCGGCATGATATACACAGGCTTTTCGGAAGCGCCCTTTATCCATAACTACCTGCTTAACATCATAGAGCTGGGCACCATACTCATGTTGGTGCTGCTGGTATCCGGCATGCTGGTGTATCGGGGCGCGTATAGCCTGTTGCAGCCAATTGAGCGGATCCATCATGTGGTAAAGGCGGTGCAGTCTGGCCGTAATGTGCGCATCGGTGAATTGGGACTGGAGAAAGACAACGAGCTTGCCAACCTGGCTGAGCAGTTTGACCGTATGCTCGACCTGCTGCAAAGGCGCAATGCCCAAATTCAGTCAGCCGCCGAGCAGCTGGAATTAAAAGTGGAAGAGCGTACCCGCAGCCTGCAGGAAAAAACCGAAGAGCTGCAGCGTAACGTGTCGCTGCTCAACGAAACCCGTGCTCAGCTGGTGACCAACGAAAAGCTCACGGCACTGGGGGAGCTTACTGCGGGTATTGCCCACGAAATCAATAATCCCACGGCAGTGATCCTCGGCAATATGGAACTGCTGCGCTCTGAGCTTGGCGACAAGGCTGGGCAGGTGGAGGAAGAAATCGACCTGGTTATCCAACAGGTGGGCCGCATCAGCACCATTATTCGCAGCCTGCTGCAGTACAGCCGCCCCGGCGAATTTAACGCACCGCTGGAGATGCACCAGATAACCCCCATTATCGAAGAAATGCTGGTATTGGTGCGCCATTCCATCAAGAAGCAAGAGGTGGTACTACATCAGGAGCTCAATGCCAGTTGTCCGGTACAAATCAACCGGCCACAGCTGTTGCAGGTCTTGATTAACCTGGTGGTTAACGCGGCCCATGCCATGGATGGGAAGGGGCGGATTTGGATCCGCACCTACGACTGGGTGGTGCAGGATGAGCCGGTTGGGGTCAAGATTGAAATCGAAGATGAGGGCTGTGGTATTGCTCCCGAACAACTTGGCCGTATTTTCGACCCCTTTTACACCACGCGTCCGGATGGCACGGGTTTGGGCTTGTCTCTGAGCTACGGCATCATCAAACGGATTGGCGGCACCATAGAAGTGACTTCTACCCTGGGTAAAGGCACCCTGTTTACCATTGGTCTTTACCATGAGGCACGGGAAGAGAGTGGCTTGAATCCCTACGAAGGTTTGATGCTGGGCGCCGGTGGTTTGGCTTAA
- a CDS encoding 7-cyano-7-deazaguanine/7-aminomethyl-7-deazaguanine transporter, protein MLQLSHAQYRRALLLLAGFHILVISASNYLVQLPFQLFGFHTTWGAFSFPFVYLATDLTVRIFGQQAARGIIFRAMMPALLISYFMGVLFHQGQWQGSAAALEFNSFVFRIAFASFAAYFVGQLMDIRVFDRLRQNRRWWVAPAASTLIGNLLDTLVFFSVAFYASTDAFMAEHWVEIAMVDYGFKLLVSLALFLPAYGVLLRVLQDRILATESRQQTC, encoded by the coding sequence ATGTTGCAGTTATCTCACGCGCAGTACAGGCGCGCCCTCTTGCTGTTGGCTGGATTTCACATTCTGGTTATCAGCGCCAGTAACTATCTGGTTCAACTTCCTTTTCAGCTGTTTGGCTTTCACACCACCTGGGGCGCCTTCAGTTTTCCCTTTGTGTATCTCGCGACCGATCTGACGGTCCGGATTTTTGGCCAGCAAGCCGCCCGCGGTATTATTTTTCGTGCCATGATGCCAGCCCTGCTCATCTCTTATTTTATGGGCGTCCTCTTTCATCAGGGTCAGTGGCAAGGCAGCGCGGCCGCGCTGGAATTCAACAGTTTTGTCTTCCGTATTGCCTTCGCCTCCTTTGCGGCCTATTTCGTAGGGCAACTGATGGATATAAGAGTATTTGACCGCCTGCGCCAAAATCGCCGCTGGTGGGTGGCCCCAGCCGCATCGACCCTGATAGGCAATTTGCTGGACACCCTGGTGTTCTTCAGTGTCGCCTTTTATGCCTCCACCGATGCCTTTATGGCCGAACACTGGGTTGAAATAGCCATGGTCGATTACGGCTTTAAGTTACTGGTAAGCTTGGCACTTTTCTTACCCGCCTATGGTGTATTGCTGCGCGTTCTGCAGGACAGGATCCTGGCAACAGAATCCAGGCAGCAAACCTGCTGA